The Acipenser ruthenus chromosome 25, fAciRut3.2 maternal haplotype, whole genome shotgun sequence genome has a window encoding:
- the LOC117413811 gene encoding lethal(3)malignant brain tumor-like protein 4, with translation MAEKPPADTSSSETDFDMMSALDWQNGIATLPGSDIRFRMNEFGALEIVTDGEMEAVQAAAMATESSDPSPADKPTLPVEGAAGGTAVVESAEPVLLAPSIVTPEEAPSVEVVSCGACGASGTFENFIEGKFCSKACIQSHNNSSSSSRASPVEQKNGETASNPSNESAQPLKRIRRKRKLLTESDDEEVENPEEEEEKSKVGKGRRAAKQTKPVATAPGKKKVWSWPAYLEEEKMIAVPLKLFKEHQSFPQSRNGFKVGMKMEGLDPLHPSMFCVLTVAEVQGYRIRLHFDGYPECYDFWLNADSWDVKPAGWCEKTGNKLLLPKGCKDGEFNWSTYVKNCRGQTAPKHLFKSLNTSVTPSGFRPGMKLEAVDKKNPSLICVASIAALVDNRLLIHFDNWDESYDYWCEASSPYIHPVGFCQEMGLTLTAPAEYKHPKSFSWEKYLEETGSQAAPARAFKQRPPHGFQENMKLEAVDKRNPMLIRVSTIAATEEHRLKIHFDGWSQEYDYWVDADSPDIHPVGWCAKTGHPLQNPLGPVDSTAPPGQGCPTQGCHGIGHIKGPRYGTHYTAVSCPYSDVNLNKEGLLQDRLIGEKPPALAGPQKAKRVEVPTPVSVPAPTVPEPSDDSPQSRKSWSTESERSGRSSVQSLPEQTQSSEERTEGTREPSENSIKAKKNGPIPKCLKLHLVKQELGDGKETSLSLQEALHESVFIPPFSSNPAHRIQLCWEQHCKLLPEVLGLTAKGVAKWTTEEVASFVQGLPGCREHAPVFRNEQIDGEAFLLLTQADIVKILGIKLGPALKIYNSILMCKSADEE, from the exons ATGGCAGAAAAGCCCCCAGCAGATACCTCAAGCTCGGAGACGGACTTCGACATGATGAGCGCCTTGGACTGGCAGAACGGCATTGCCACCCTTCCTGGCAGTGACATACGG TTTCGTATGAATGAATTTGGAGCTCTCGAGATCGTTACAGATGGGGAGATGGAAGCTGTGCAGGCAGCTGCCATGGCAACAGAGTCTTCAGACCCCTCTCCTGCAGACAAGCCCACCCTGCCTGTGGAGGGCGCTGCAGGCGGCACAGCTGTCGTGGAGTCTGCAG AGCCCGTGCTCCTGGCCCCCAGCATCGTCACCCCAGAGGAGGCTCCCAGTGTGGAGGTGGTGTCCTGTGGGGCCTGCGGGGCCTCTGGCACCTTCGAGAACTTCATCGAGGGCAAGTTCTGCAGCAAGGCCTGCATTCAGTCACACAACAACAG cagcagcagcagcagagccagCCCGGTGGAGCAGAAGAATGGAGAGACGGCCAGCAATCCCAGCAACGAGAGCGCGCAGCCCCTGAAACGCATCCGCAGGAAGAGGAAGCTCCTCACGGAGTCGGACGATGAGGAGGTGGAGAatccagaggaggaggag GAAAAGTCCAAAGTTGGAAAAGGACGCAGAGCAGCCAAGCAGACAAAGCCAG TGGCCACGGCCCCTGGGAAGAAGAAGGTGTGGAGCTGGCCAGCTTACCTGGAGGAGGAGAAGATGATCGCTGTGCCACTGAAACTCTTCAAGGAG CACCAGTCGTTCCCTCAGAGCCGCAATGGGTTTAAAGTGGGTATGAAGATGGAAGGGCTCGACCCTCTTCACCCTTCCATGTTCTGCGTGCTGACTGTGGCTGAG GTGCAAGGCTACAGGATCCGGCTGCATTTTGACGGATACCCGGAATGCTATGACTTCTGGTTGAACGCAGACTCCTGGGATGTGAAGCCAGCAGGCTGGTGTGAGAAAACCGGGAACAAGCTGCTTCTTCCAAAGG GTTGCAAGGATGGCGAGTTTAACTGGAGCACCTATGTGAAGAACTGCCGGGGTCAGACAGCCCCTAAGCACCTCTTCAAGAGCCTCAACACA TCCGTGACGCCCTCGGGGTTTCGGCCGGGGATGAAGCTGGAGGCAGTTGATAAGAAGAACCCATCTCTGATCTGCGTAGCCAGCATCGCCGCCCTGGTGGACAACCGGCTGCTCATCCACTTCGACAACTGGGACGAGAGCTACGACTACTG GTGTGAAGCCAGCAGTCCCTACATTCACCCTGTGGGCTTCTGTCAGGAAATGGGGTTAACCCTTACCGCGCCAGCAG AATACAAGCACCCGAAAAGCTTCTCCTGGGAGAAATACTTAGAGGAGACCGGATCCCAGGCAGCCCCGGCAAGAGCCTTCAAACAG AGACCCCCCCATGGCTTCCAAGAGAACATGAAGCTGGAGGCCGTGGACAAGAGGAACCCCATGCTGATCCGCGTCTCCACCATCGCTGCCACAGAGGAACATCGCCTCAAG ATCCACTTTGATGGCTGGAGCCAGGAGTATGATTACTGGGTGGATGCAGACTCCCCCGACATCCACCCTGTCGGCTGGTGTGCCAAGACTGGGCACCCCCTGCAGAACCCACTGG GACCGGTAGACTCCACCGCTCCCCCGGGACAGGGCTGCCCCACGCAGGGGTGTCACGGAATCGGGCACATCAAGGGACCCCGCTACGGAACACACTACAC AGCGGTAAGCTGCCCGTACTCTGATGTCAACCTGAACAAGGAGGGGCTGCTTCAGGACCGTCTGATTGGAGAGAAGCCGCCCGCACTGGCAGGGCCACAGAAAGCAAAAAGAGTGGAAGTGCCGACGCCAGTGAGCGTGCCAGCACCCACCGTGCCAGAGCCCTCGGACGACTCGCCACAGTCCAG GAAGTCGTGGAGCACAGAGAGCGAGCGGTCAGGCCGCAGCAGTGTCCAGAGCCTCCCTGAGCAGACGCAGAGCTCCGAGGAGAGgacagagggcaccagagagccCAGCGAGAACAGCATCAAGGCCAAAAA GAACGGTCCTATTCCCAAATGTTTGAAGCTGCACCTGGTAAAACAAGAGCTGGGAGATGGAAAAG AGACATCGCTGAGTCTGCAGGAGGCGCTCCACGAATCAGTGTTCATACCTCCTTTCTCCTCGAACCCTGCTCACCGCATCCAGTTGTGCTGGGAGCAGCACTGCAAGTTGCTGCCTGAGGTGCTGGGGCTCACCGCCAAGGGAGTGGCAAAGTGGACCACCGAGGAG GTGGCCAGCTTTGTTCAGGGATTGCCTGGATGTAGAGAACATGCTCCCGTTTTCAGGAATGAA CAGATAGACGGGGAGGCTTTCCTCCTGCTGACCCAGGCGGATATCGTGAAGATCCTGGGCATCAAGCTGGGGCCGGCGCTCAAGATCTACAACTCCATTCTCATGTGCAAGAGCGCTGACGAGGAGTGA